The following is a genomic window from Amycolatopsis sp. BJA-103.
CTGCTGCCGGTGTACGAGGGCATCGCGGCGCCTTACGTCGCCTCGTCGGGCGGTGGCCCCGAAGTCATCGGCCTGTTGCTCGCCGCCGACCCGATCGGCAGCGTGATCGGCGCGTTCATCTACTCGCGCTGGGTGCCGGCGCATGCCAGACCGAAGCTGATCGGACCGCTTTCGGCGCTGACGGCGATCCCGCTGCTGCTGTGTTTCCTGCAGCCGGGCCCGCTGTCGTCGATCCTGCTGTTCGTGGTCTGCGGCGGTTTCGGCACGGTGGCGCTGATGCAGGCGACGGCGTCACTGACGCTGGCCGTGCCGGACGAGAGCCGGGCACAGGTGATGGGGCTGTCGAACACCGGGCTGACCACGACGATGGGCGTGAGCCCGCTGATCGGCGGCATCCTGGCGGATCAGGTGGGCCCGCAGTCGACGGTCGGCGTCTTCGGGCTTGCGGGATTGTTGCTGACGATCCCGCTGGCCTTGAGCTGGCGGCGGAGCCTCAACGGTGACCCGGAACGGTGGCAGGAAAAAGACGCCGCACGCGCGGAACATTGAGGTGTTCCACGCGCCGGCCCGATCGCGCGGCCGTCTGGCGCGCGCCCCAGTTCACTGATCCCTACCGGCCATCGCTGGCACCTTTCCCTCGACCTCTCAGAGAAAAGTACACACCTAGGGAGCTTGTCGACAGCCCGCAAGTCGGTAGAAGCTGTCCGTAAGTAGGGGGTTTCGGAGAATGACGCAAGAGTCAGGGGGAAAGATGATCACATCGGAGGAACGCGCTGGACATCGTTCGGCTCTCACGGTAGCGACGTGGGAGCTGTGGAAGAGGCCTAAGCACTGGATCGCCTACACAGGGCTTTCCGTGGCGACGATGCTGGCACTGACGGGGGTCTTCGCAGCATCCATCGCCATCACGTCTTCGCAGGTCTTGCTTTGTTTTCTGCTCGCGGGACTCGCCATCGCGCACACCGAGGCGACTCGCCGGATCGAGCGGCAGCGGCGCAGCATGAGCGTCACTCCGCACATCAACATGACCTCGGTCTGGGTGCTGCCGGGCGCGATTCTGCTGCCGCCGCACTTGACCGCGCTTCTCGTAACCGTGATCTATCTTCACCTCGGATACCGCAGTTGGGCAGGTCTTCGCACGGTCAACCCCCATCGAACTGTGGCGAACGCCACATCGATGACGCTGACCGCGTTCGCATCCTGGGCGGCCGTGCAGGCCGTCGGCGCCGACCCGGCGTCGGTGACCGCGATCTGCGTCGCGAGCCTCGCCTTCTTCCTGATGAACGCCGTCTTCACCGGCACCGGCCTGTACTACGCGGCGCCCAAGAAGGCGACCGTCCAGACGCTCCTCGGCTCCTGGGACGACAACATCCTCGAAGCCTCGACGGTCTGCATCGGCGCGCTGGTGCTCGCCGTGCTGCCGCAGCAGCCCGTGCTGGTCCTGCTCGTCTTCCTGCCGCTGTACCTGCTGCAGCGTTCGGTGCTGATCAAGCAGCTGGAACAACTCGCGACCACCGACCAGAAGACCCAGCTGCTCAACGCCACGACCTGGCAGCAGGGCGCCGTCCGCGAGGTCGCCCGCGCCGAGCGCGAGAACGGCCAGTTCGGCGCGCTGATGATCGACCTCGACCACTTCAAGAGCATCAACGACACCTTCGGCCACCTGGCGGGCGACGACGTGCTCAAGAGTGTCGCGGCGCTCGTCAAGGCCGAAACCCGGACGCAGGACCTCGCCGGCCGCTTCGGCGGTGAGGAGTTCGTGGTGCTCCTGACCTCGTCGTCGAAGCAGGAGTCCGTCGCGGTCGCCGAGCGCATCCGGCAGCGGATCAGCGAGATGGTCATCAAGACCCAGGACAACGAGGGCAACTCCGTGGTCATCGAGCAGCGGACGGCGTCGGTCGGCGTCGCGACGTTCCCACTCGACGGCAGGACGATCGAAGAGGTCATGGCGTCGGCCGACGCCTCCGTCTACGCGGCCAAACGCAACGGCCGCAACCGCGTCGTGTCCTCACCGGACCTGGCGGCGGTAGCCGAAGAGGCTGGAAGGCCTCTGGAGGCTGTCGCGGCTTAACGCAACCGTTCCATCACGTCGGCGGCCGCGGTCCTGAGGCGGACCACGCCGCCGACGGTGAATTCGGTGAGCAGGTCGATGAGCGCGTCCGCGTCGGGCGGCTCGCCGTCCCAGCTCGCCTGGACGAGTGCCTCGGTCATCGCGAAGAACAGGGTGACCAGTGCCTTGTCCGCGCGGCCGGAGTCGACGCCGTGGCGCGCCCAGCGCTGCCTGCTCGCCTCGGTGTAGACGCCCGCGAGCCGTTCCCGAAGCCGGGTGAGGGCCGGATCGCCCATGCGTTCCGCCTCGCGCAGGACCGGGAACGCCTCGGGGTTCGCCGCGACGAAGGCGAACATGTTGGCGTAGTTGGCGCGCGCCCACGACCGGAGTTCGGGCTGCGAAAGGTCGAGGGCGGGCGCGCCGATCGCCTCGAAGGCCCGCTCCTCGATATCGGCCACGACCTGGGCGAACAGCGTCGCGCGGTCGCCGAACTGCTCGTAAACGGCCTGGCGGGACACCCCCGCGCGCCGGGCGATCTGCTCGATCGTCGCGGCCTGCGCGCCGTGCGCCGCGAAGACACCCGCCGCCGAACCCAGCACCCGCGCGCGTTGCTCGCCGACCGGGAGCTTGCGGGGCCTCCCTCTCGGCGCCGGACTTGACATCGTGCGCCACCTCACTGACTCTCTTTTTCGACACCCCTGTCGAAAATGTTTCTGCTCAACGAGGAGCAAGCATGCGTCCAGGTTCCCGGCGCGGTGTGGCCGCCGCCGTCTCAGCGGCCACCGTCGCGGCCTTGCTGACCTTCGGGGCACAGCAGGCCATCGCCGCCCCGTCCTTCTACGATCCCCCGTCGCCGCTGCCCGCGGGTGCTCCCGGCGACATCATCCGGCACGAACCGTCCGTGTTCTACGTCGATCCCGTGAAACTCATCAAGGCCGACGCGGACGTCCAGCGGATCATGTACCGCAGCACCGACACCCACGGCAAGCCGAACGCCGTGACCGGCACCGTCCTCACCCCGAAGAAGGCGTGGACCGGACCGGGCGAGCGCCCGCTCATCGGCTACGCGGCCGGGACGCAGGGCGTCGGCGACCAGTGCGCGCCGTCGAAGGCCCTCTCGGCGGGCATGGAGTACGAAGGTCCCTTCATCGCCGGGCTGCTGCTTCGCGGCTACGGCATCGTCGTCACCGACTACGAAGGCCTCGGCACTCCCGGCGTCCACACCTACGTCAACCGCGCCGCCGAGGGCAACGCCGTCCTCGACTCGATCCGCGCGGCACAGCGCCTGCCCGAAGCGAACCTGCCGGACAACGGCCCGGTCGCGACCGCGGGCTACTCGCAGGGCGGCGGGGCGTCGGCGTCGGCCGCCGAACTGCAGCCGTCTTACGCGCCCGAACTCAAGCTGAAGGGCTCCTACGCGGGCGCCGTCCCGGCGGACCTGGCCGAGGTCGGCAAGAACATCGACGGGCACTACGCGTTCGGTTTCCTCGGATTCACGCTGGTCAGCATGGACGCGGCGTATCCGGAACTGAAGATCCCGGCCCTGCTCAACGCGAAGGGCGTCGAGGCGTTCGAGAAGGTCAAGCAGGAGTGCACGGTGGGCGCGATCTTCGGGTACGCGTTCACCCAGTCGAAGAACCTGACCAAGGACGGCAGGCCGCTGACCGCGTACCTCGGCGAGGAGCCCTTCAAGACGCGGGTCGACGAGCAGCTCATCGGAGCGCGTAAGCCGGGCGTGCCGACGCTGGTCGTCCACAGTGCACTCGACGACATCGTGCCCTACGCGCAGGGACGGACCATGGCGCGCTCGTGGTGCGCGAAGGGCGCGAAGGTGCAGTTCTCGACTTCGCTGGTTCCGACTCACGTCGGCGGGGCCATCCGGGCGTTCCCGGAGGCTTTCGCTTGGCTTGAGGGGCGCTTCGCGGGGCTCCCGGCCGTGGGGAACTGCGGGTTGTTCTAGGGGTCACCGGTGCAATGAAAGGCCCGTTACTTGCAAATTTTGCAAGTAACGGGCCTTTCATAGCGGCTCACTTGAGGCCGGTCGCCTCCGCGGCGGCGGGGTCCGAGTCGCTGAGGAAGGTCCGGCAGCGGTCGTACTCCTCGGTCTCGCCGATCTTTCCGGCGGCCTTGCCGAGGACGGCGAGCGCGCGCAGGAAGCCCTGGTTCGGACGGTGCGCCCACGGCACCGGGCCGTGTCCCTTCCAGCCCGCGCGGCGGAGCTGGTCGAGGCCGCGGTGATAGCCGGTGCGGGCGTACGCGTAGGCAGCGACGGTCTCGCCTGCTTCGAACGCCTTCTCGGCGAGCGAGGCCCACGCCTCGCTGTAGTCAGGGTGCTCGGCGGCGACGGCGGCCGGGTCGCTCCCGGCGTCCAGCGCCGCCTGGGCCGCGGTGTGCTCGGGGAGATGCGTCGGCTGGGGGCCGAGGAGGTTCGTCATACGGACCATTGTGCTCGTGCCCTGTGATCAGAAGAACAGGCTCCCGAGAATGCCCCCACCGGCCAGTACCAGAGCGGCGACGAGGACCGCCGCGACAAGTCGTTTCGGCATCATGGCGGCACACCTTGCCCTGCTTCGCACGCCGACCGCAAATCCGCCACCCCTACGGGTGAACCCCGATTTTCGACCCCAAATGCCCATCTCGTGACCTGGAGCAGGGAAGATACCGGCATGACAAAGGCGACAGAAGTGACCGGGGACCTCTCGCCGGGTGTCATCCCCCGCAGTCCGATCGCGAAGACGAAGCTGTTCTTCAAGCTGCACTGGCATCGCGGCGCGCCAGGACAGGCGACGCCGGACTGGGTGCTGAACTTCTGCTACGGCATGTGGCTCGCCGCGTTCGCCTTCAAGCTGGTGGGCTCGTCCTGGGACATGTCGTGGCATTTCATGTGGCTCCGGGACGACCTCGCCCCGCCGCATCTGATCAACACCGTCGGCACGGTGATCATCATGGTGCTCGTGGCGATCCACAGCTACACCGGGATGGGCGCCGATCGGCGCTCGCTGCGGCTGATGCAGATCGGGCTCGTGGTGTTCCTCATCGCGGCGCCGCTGGACGTCATCAACCACCGCGTCAACGGTCTCGACCTGACCGCGTGGAGCCCGTCGCACATGATGCTCTACATCGGAACGGGCATCATGCAGGCGGGCGTGATCATGGGCTGGCTGAAGTACGCCAAGCCCGGCCGGATGCGCACCGGTGTCCTGATCGGACTGTGGGCGTTCTTCCTGGAGAACACGTTCTTCCCGAACGGCCAGCAGGAGTACGGCATCCTCGGGCTGCGCGCCTGGGAACGCGGCACGCCCGAGGCCGAGCCGGAACTGCTGAACTTCGCCGCCAACCAGATCGGGCATCCGGTCGACAGGGTGGCCGTCGAGTACTTCACGATGCCGATCGACGACTGGGTGTACCCGCTGTGGGGCATCGGCGTGATGGCGCTGATCTTCGCGCTGGCGCGGCACACGACCGGCTTCCGCTGGGCGGGGACGACGGTCGCCGCCGCCTACCTCGGCTACCGGCTGGTGATGTGGCCGCTGCTGCTCGGGATGGGCTTCCCGATCTCGGTCGTGCCGTTCTACCTGCTCGCCGTCGGCCTCGCGGTCGACCTGGCGTTCCGCATCGGGCGAGGACATCCGCTGCTGACGGCGGGCGTCGGCGCGCTGCTGGTGACGGCTTTCGGGTACGGGATGTTGTGGGTGCAGTCGCAGTTCCGGCCGTGGATCCTCGGCGACGCGCATACGGAGTCGGCACCGCCGGTCGCGTATTGGACGGCCGCGGTCTGCCTGGTCGGAGTCGGCGCGCTGTGGGCCGCCGCCGGGCCTGGGACGCGGGCGGTGAACTCGCTGCTGGAGAAGCGCCGGGGCCGCACGGAGCTCCCGGCCGCCTGAGGCTCAAGACGAGTCGTGTCCGGCCAGCCACAACGAAGCGAGCGGGAGCGCCATCAGCCGATCACCGAAGCTGATGGCGCTCTGGCTTCCGGTGTGCAGGACGATTCCTAGCGTGAACTGATCGCCGAGAAGGTCCCGTAACTGCGCGAGCCCGCGGAAGTCCGCCGCGGTCACCGTGTCACGCGCTTTCGATTCGACACCGACGACCTGCCCGTCGTCCCGTTCCAAGACCACGTCGACCTCCGCACCACCGCTCACTCGCCAGTGGTGCAGCCGCACCTCGGCGTCGCTCCACGTGGCCTGCTTGGCGAGTTCGTTGACGATGAAGGTCTCGACAAGAGGGCCGCGAGTCGGCGCCACGGGCTTCGCCAGGGACTCGGAGGACACGCCCAGCAGAGAAGCGGCGAGCCCGGTGTCGGTGAGGTGGAGCTTGGCGTGTTTCACCGCCCGGGATGTCAGGTTTCGTGACCACGCCGGGAGACGGTGGACCAGGAACACCGCTTCGAGCAATTCGACGTACTTGTTCACCGTGGTGCGATGAAGGCCGGTCCTGGTCGAAGTGTTCACGCTGTTGTGTTCTTGAGCCGTGATGGAGGCCAAGTAGGCCAACAAGGCCGTCATGGCGCTGGGCTCGTTGACTCTGGACATTTCCCGGATGTCGCGCTCCGCGATGGCCTGTACATAGGCGCGGAACCAGGCCTTGCGCGCACGCGCGCTGCCGAGAAGCGCCGGTTCGGGAAAACCGCCTCGGCAGATACGCGCGAAGTAGTCCGTGCGATCGACGTTCACGGTTCCGAGGTCGAGCAAGCGGCCGGGTTCGTCGAAAGCGACATCGATGAACCGCTCGAACCGTCCCTCGAACTCACCCTGCGAAAACGGCCACACGTCGACGACGACGCCCCGGCCCGCCAGGGATTCCGAAAGGCTGGGCGTCGCCAGGAAGCGAGTGGACCCTGCGAGGACGTAGCGTCCCGGGCCGCCTTCCGCGTCGACTTCCGCCTTGATCGCCCTGATCAGCGGATCCCCCGCTCGCTGCACCTCGTCGATGAGCCTGGGCTCCGGACCGGTACCGGCGAATCCGACGGGATCTTCGATGGCTGCTTGCAGAAGCTGCTCGTCGTCCAGATTGAAGGAGGTCCCACCGTGACGCCGGTGCAGATGCCTGAGCATGGTCGTCTTGCCGGCCTGACGAGGACCGTTGATGATCACGACGCGGAAGCTCGCCAGATACTCTTCCGCGACGGCGCAGCCGGCCCGTACCAGGTCCGATTCGGCCATAGCTCCTCGAAATGCCGGGGTCGTGTACATCTCACAGTACCGTCAGTCGACATTTCACGACTGGGTGAACCGACATTCCACAGTGCAAGTGACCGACATTTTGCTGATCTTGAAACCGGTGCTCCCTCCGTCACCCCAGTGCTGTGAAAGGCCCGTTACTTGCAAAATTTGCAAGTAACGGGCCTTTCATAGCACGCGAGTGAAGCGGATCAGGAGAGCTTGTTGCCCGCCGAACCCAGCGACTGAGCGGCCTCGACGATGCGCGCGGCCATGCCGGCCTCGGCGGCCTTGAGGTAGCTACGCGGGTCGTAGACCTTCTTGTTGCCGACCTCGCCGTCGATCTTCAGGACGCCGTCGTAGTTCTTGAAGAAGTGCTCCGCGATCGGACGCGTGAAGGCGTACTGCGTGTCGGTGTCGACGTTCATCTTCACGACGCCGTAGGACACCGCCTCGCGGATCTCCTCCGGCAGCGAGCCCGAACCGCCGTGGAAGACGAGCTCGAACGGCTTCGAACCGGCGGGGAGGCCGAGCTTCTTCGACGCCGCCTCCTGGCCGCCCTTGAGGACGTCCGGGCGCAGCTTCACGTTGCCGGGCTTGTAGACGCCGTGCACGTTGCCGAAGGTCGCGGCCAGCAGGTAGCGGCCGTTCTCGCCGGAACCGAGCGCGTCGATCGTCTTCAGGAAGTCGCCCTCGGCGGTGTACAGCTTCTCGTTGATCTCCGCCTCGACGCCGTCTTCCTCGCCGCCGACGACACCGATCTCGACCTCGAGGATGATGTTCGCGGCCGCGGCCTTGGCGAGCAGTTCCTGCGCGATCTCGAGGTTCTCGTCGAGGTCGATCGCGGAGCCGTCCCACATGTGGCTCTGGAACAGCGGGTGCTGACCGTTCTTGACCCGCTCCGCCGAGATCTCGATCAGCGGGCGGACGAAGCCGTCGAGCTTGTCCTTCGGGCAGTGGTCGGTGTGCAGCGCGACGTTGACGTCGTACTTGGCGGCGACGACCTGGGCGAACTCGGCCAGCGCGACCGAACCGGTCACCATGTCCTTGACCTTCTGGCCGGACGCGAACTCCGCGCCGCCGGTGGAGAACTGGATGATCCCGTCGCTCTCCGCCTCGGCGAACCCGCGGATCGCGGCGTTCAGGGTCTCCGACGAGGTCACGTTGATGGCCGGGTAGGCGAATTCGTTCGCCTTCGCCCGGTCGAGCATCTCCGCGTAGACCTCGGGGGTGGCGATGGGCATCGTTTACTCCTCCTCGAAGCAGGCTGGTGCACCTCTCGGCCGCATCGTACGAGGTCGGCCGGGAGGTGCCTACAGCCGTCGCGTCAGAGAAGGACCGCGGCGAGCGCGCGGTAGACCGGCAGGGGGTCCTGGTTCAGTACCTGGATGTTCACGTGGTCCGCCCCGGCCTCGATGTGCGCGGTGACGCCGCGGGCGACCGTCTCGGCGTCGCCGTGGACGGCCAGCGCGTCGACCAGTTTGTCACTGCCCTCGCCTGCCAGGTCCTCGTCGGTGAAACCGAGTTTGCGCAGGGAGTTCGTGTAGTTGACCAGGCCGAGGTAGAACGCCACGGACGGACGGCCGATCGCGCGGGCCTTCGCCGGATCTGCCTCGAGGACGACCTTCTGCTCGGGCGCGAGCAGCGGTCCTTCGCCGAGGATTTCGCGCGCCTGGCGCGTGTGCTCGGGCGTCATCAGGTACGGGTGGGCTCCCGCTGTGCGGTCTCCTGCGAGTTTGATCACCTTCGGGCCGAGAGCCGCCAGCGCACGAGCTTCGACGGGCACCCCGGCCTCGTCGAGAGCGTCGAGATACTCCACCAGGGCGGTGTACGGCTTCTTGAACTCCGCGGTGTGCTCACGGTGCCCGGCGCCGACACCGAGCAGGAAGCGACCCGGGTGCTTCGCTTCGATGCGCTTGTAGGACTCGGCGACCGTGGCCGCGTCGTCCTTCCAGATGTTGACGATGCCGGTGGCCACCTTGATCGTCTTCGTCGCGTCGAGGAGCTCCTCCGCCTTCGCGAGGTCACCCGACGGCGAGCCACCGAGCCAGATGGCGCCGTAGCCGAGTTCCTCCAGTTCGCGCGCGAGTTCCGGGGTGAACACACTTTCGTGCTGCCAGATGCCGATCCTGCCGAGTTCGATTCCCATGTTCCGAGCTAACACCGGCCTCGGCCGAAGTCTTCCCTTATGTTCGAGGCATGGCGAAACTCGGGAATACCGACCTCGACGTCCGAGGGATCAACCTCGGCGGGAACGTCTTCGGCTGGACCGCGGACGAGCAGCAGTCCTTCGCCGTCCTCGACGCCTACACGGCGGCGGGCGGCAACTTCATCGACACCGCCGACCTGTACTCCAAGGGCGGCTCCGAGACGATCATCGGCAACTGGCTGACCGAGCGCGGCAACCGCGACGACGTCGTCATCGCGACCAAGACCGGGATGTGGGACGAGCGCAAGGGGCTCTCGGCGGCGAACATCGCGGCGGCGG
Proteins encoded in this region:
- the fbaA gene encoding class II fructose-bisphosphate aldolase; the protein is MPIATPEVYAEMLDRAKANEFAYPAINVTSSETLNAAIRGFAEAESDGIIQFSTGGAEFASGQKVKDMVTGSVALAEFAQVVAAKYDVNVALHTDHCPKDKLDGFVRPLIEISAERVKNGQHPLFQSHMWDGSAIDLDENLEIAQELLAKAAAANIILEVEIGVVGGEEDGVEAEINEKLYTAEGDFLKTIDALGSGENGRYLLAATFGNVHGVYKPGNVKLRPDVLKGGQEAASKKLGLPAGSKPFELVFHGGSGSLPEEIREAVSYGVVKMNVDTDTQYAFTRPIAEHFFKNYDGVLKIDGEVGNKKVYDPRSYLKAAEAGMAARIVEAAQSLGSAGNKLS
- a CDS encoding lipase family protein, translating into MRPGSRRGVAAAVSAATVAALLTFGAQQAIAAPSFYDPPSPLPAGAPGDIIRHEPSVFYVDPVKLIKADADVQRIMYRSTDTHGKPNAVTGTVLTPKKAWTGPGERPLIGYAAGTQGVGDQCAPSKALSAGMEYEGPFIAGLLLRGYGIVVTDYEGLGTPGVHTYVNRAAEGNAVLDSIRAAQRLPEANLPDNGPVATAGYSQGGGASASAAELQPSYAPELKLKGSYAGAVPADLAEVGKNIDGHYAFGFLGFTLVSMDAAYPELKIPALLNAKGVEAFEKVKQECTVGAIFGYAFTQSKNLTKDGRPLTAYLGEEPFKTRVDEQLIGARKPGVPTLVVHSALDDIVPYAQGRTMARSWCAKGAKVQFSTSLVPTHVGGAIRAFPEAFAWLEGRFAGLPAVGNCGLF
- a CDS encoding LLM class F420-dependent oxidoreductase, translating into MGIELGRIGIWQHESVFTPELARELEELGYGAIWLGGSPSGDLAKAEELLDATKTIKVATGIVNIWKDDAATVAESYKRIEAKHPGRFLLGVGAGHREHTAEFKKPYTALVEYLDALDEAGVPVEARALAALGPKVIKLAGDRTAGAHPYLMTPEHTRQAREILGEGPLLAPEQKVVLEADPAKARAIGRPSVAFYLGLVNYTNSLRKLGFTDEDLAGEGSDKLVDALAVHGDAETVARGVTAHIEAGADHVNIQVLNQDPLPVYRALAAVLL
- a CDS encoding TetR/AcrR family transcriptional regulator, translating into MLGSAAGVFAAHGAQAATIEQIARRAGVSRQAVYEQFGDRATLFAQVVADIEERAFEAIGAPALDLSQPELRSWARANYANMFAFVAANPEAFPVLREAERMGDPALTRLRERLAGVYTEASRQRWARHGVDSGRADKALVTLFFAMTEALVQASWDGEPPDADALIDLLTEFTVGGVVRLRTAAADVMERLR
- a CDS encoding GGDEF domain-containing protein, giving the protein MITSEERAGHRSALTVATWELWKRPKHWIAYTGLSVATMLALTGVFAASIAITSSQVLLCFLLAGLAIAHTEATRRIERQRRSMSVTPHINMTSVWVLPGAILLPPHLTALLVTVIYLHLGYRSWAGLRTVNPHRTVANATSMTLTAFASWAAVQAVGADPASVTAICVASLAFFLMNAVFTGTGLYYAAPKKATVQTLLGSWDDNILEASTVCIGALVLAVLPQQPVLVLLVFLPLYLLQRSVLIKQLEQLATTDQKTQLLNATTWQQGAVREVARAERENGQFGALMIDLDHFKSINDTFGHLAGDDVLKSVAALVKAETRTQDLAGRFGGEEFVVLLTSSSKQESVAVAERIRQRISEMVIKTQDNEGNSVVIEQRTASVGVATFPLDGRTIEEVMASADASVYAAKRNGRNRVVSSPDLAAVAEEAGRPLEAVAA
- a CDS encoding ATP-binding protein codes for the protein MAESDLVRAGCAVAEEYLASFRVVIINGPRQAGKTTMLRHLHRRHGGTSFNLDDEQLLQAAIEDPVGFAGTGPEPRLIDEVQRAGDPLIRAIKAEVDAEGGPGRYVLAGSTRFLATPSLSESLAGRGVVVDVWPFSQGEFEGRFERFIDVAFDEPGRLLDLGTVNVDRTDYFARICRGGFPEPALLGSARARKAWFRAYVQAIAERDIREMSRVNEPSAMTALLAYLASITAQEHNSVNTSTRTGLHRTTVNKYVELLEAVFLVHRLPAWSRNLTSRAVKHAKLHLTDTGLAASLLGVSSESLAKPVAPTRGPLVETFIVNELAKQATWSDAEVRLHHWRVSGGAEVDVVLERDDGQVVGVESKARDTVTAADFRGLAQLRDLLGDQFTLGIVLHTGSQSAISFGDRLMALPLASLWLAGHDSS
- a CDS encoding DUF3151 domain-containing protein; translated protein: MTNLLGPQPTHLPEHTAAQAALDAGSDPAAVAAEHPDYSEAWASLAEKAFEAGETVAAYAYARTGYHRGLDQLRRAGWKGHGPVPWAHRPNQGFLRALAVLGKAAGKIGETEEYDRCRTFLSDSDPAAAEATGLK